The DNA segment AAGTTTGTTCTtacaatttatgataaaagcCGAGACTTAGCCGAAAGTGCTGAACACTTGAATTGCAGGTTAGTTTAATCATACCTATGTTGCTATATTGATTCGTAACACATTATAACACCAGGAACAATAAACAGGACATTCGTACTGGAAAACATGTAAGTTCAGAATATCGAAGTTATATTAGCAAGTTGGCCATGATATGAATCTGCAGAAAACCTTAGTCTACATgtcaaaaaaaagttattgtaaCTCAACTAATTCTTGCGTATACGAAGGCCtaaattataaaacacaaatacatcGTGTAAAGCTGGACCATTACCAATTTGtctgaacaatttgttttgttaccattaaaacgtttaatcccgctgcgaATGTGTGcacctgtactaagtcaggaatatgatgtacagtagttgtcgtttgtttatgtactttatacgtgtttctcgtttctcgtttttttttatggattagaccgttggttttcccgtttgaatggttttacactagtaattttggagtcctttatagcttgttgttcggtgtgagccaaggctccgcgttgaaggccgtaccttaacctataatggtttacttttataaattgttattttgatggagagttgtctcattggcactcataccacatcttcttatatctagtTGTATGCgtctttaaatatacatttcaaatttaaaggCAACtggataaaaaaatacatacagtATTTTAAAATCACGCATGCAGTATGCATTTCTTGGAACGAACTGCATTAATACTTATCTTCGTAAAAAGCAAAATAGCAAAAACGTGAACTCatattgcaaaatcaaaagttcaaacacatcaaacgaacggatAACAACGTAAAGTATTATTCCAAAATTAATGTCAATTTCTCAGGATATGTACATGTTGAATGTCACTGCGACGGTTTTGGTTGTTTGATGTAAACCATTTCTATACCCCTACCCCTCAAAACACATTACTGTTTTGGCTTTCCTTATTTTCATTACCCAGCactaatagaaaaaaaacagatgcTGTGTGTATCATTTTTGTATAGATAACCATATAaagccttcagcaatgagcaaaacctataCTGCATAGCAATTAATAAAAggccaaaacataaaaaatgttaacttgaaAATAATCAAACGTGAGAACTAACGGTCTGGTTTATGTTAGAAGCAATAAAGCTTTGCTTAGAAGTAGGAGATATTgtgcaaaatataaagattttttatttgctatacattttttttactttagaaGAAAATGACTGTCGTCAAAAAGACTGAATACCAACGACCAGTAGACCGAGGTTGGGCATGGGTTGTTATGTGTGGTAAGTTTGTTACAAATCAATGGTGATCACGTGTATTAGCAatgtgtttggttttatttcGTGTGGTTGTTTTATTGATCTTTTTTTACGGTGGGTGTGGTTCGGTCAATTTTTCTAAGTATTGAATATATGATTTGACTTTGATGATTTATGTTGTAAATATCGATAAGACGcaaccaaatattaaaaaacactCAAGAAacctaaaagaaattaaaaggtTCCTTTGGAATATTCAGGTTTTTCTAACAAAGGTTTTttctatgatatttttttggcatcttcagtcagtggcggatccagaacttttcagaAGTGGGGGTGGGGGCtgactgactgacctaagagggggcacTCAAGTCATGCGTCAGTGATtacctatataatcaaccaaattttcacCACGAAAAGGGGGGTAGGGCGGGCTCCCAGGGCCCCACTGGATCCGCCTAAGAGAGTATTGTTAGATTGATTGAGTATCATTGTTTGCTTCGACGATTATTTCaatatgtaataaatatgtGTGACGAGAACAGTTGCATGTTTTCTTAGAAAACAGTAACACATTCAcactatattcatttttttttcattgttgatttATGTATTGCAGCCATATTCTTACAGCTATTCCTAAATGTTGGTATCTCCAAATCTTTTGGACTGTTCTTTATCCAGTTCATAATAGTTTACAAGACAAACGCTTCGCTGATATCAGGAGTTATAGCTTTGCAGACGGCAATGTTCAGCCTTTCGTGtaagttatttgttttaaaatacagaaaatttagtagtaaaaacataaaaatatgtgTCTATGCATTTATTTCCTCAGTCTGATATAAAAAGTTATAAGTCGATTtgccaaatatattttttcctttgtttGGTCCCGCTTGctggtagatttttttttatggaatctagaaaatgtgaaaattcCAAGATGAATTGCAGCTTTATTGctagcttatttttttttcgatacgCTTACTTAAACTGCTTAAGTCTTGGTTAAGACTTGAAATTAATTGGTAAAATACCGCTATACTAACTAATATAACTTCTATACAACTTAGTTTACACTAATACAACTATATATAGTTGGTTTACTGGTATACCAGTGTTAAATGGCATGGACTGGATACGAACGCATATAGGATGATTGGGGTATTTCTTTCcatttatcattgtttacaAAAAGAGAGACAAAATATACCAATGAAACATTTAAGGAGGTAGACCTTgattaagggaaataactcttaaaatcatcagtacgtttgtgtcaaccattttcatagATATGTTCTAAGCTTCAagttacatagattatttccaatctgtttcaggtaaatgcttaaaatgcattgatgaaacttgacttttacaaacgtATAACTGACttaaagagttgtctccctgaaccaaggtctaTCCCCTTAAATAAACAGATATTGCTAGTTTCAGTTTGCCAGATAAATCTATTATCTAAGTAATATCAAATGTACTTGGGTACAACTATCTCaacattattttcttattttctgttttactaTACTTGTGCTATATATTATGTTTCTCAATGTTCATTGATAAGATAGTAAGTATATTTTCAACCTTTTcaataatgtttataaaagGCTCTGGCATTTTCAGAATAACAGTGTTGGATTGCTTTTCTGTTTtccagagaaaaaaaatgcacttaATTTCGAATTCTTGCATGTACAATTCCTCAGTACTTGCTAATTACTaagcaaaaacattttaaaaacctataacttaaattgtatattttcagCATTGTTCATACTTTCTTCGGGAACAAGGTTACTTGGCCCACGAAAGTTAGTCATGATTGGTTCAATGTTTGTTCCTGCTGGATATCTACTGAATGCGTTTGCACCAGACGTAGCATTTCTGATTCTGTCCCAAAGTGTCTTGTTTGGTACGTTATTTATCATTACTAAGACGATTGGAAATTGgtgataaaaaatgtttctttccCCATTAGAActtcataaaatttattaagGACCCTGTATGCTATAAGCACACACGAAAACATTCTAATGAatagttttgttcattgttgaatgcGGTTTAATTGCTAGCATTCACTTCGTTTGATCTTTGGTTGACAGAGGTCTTatttgtcaatcataccacagctcaattttttttataatttctataaaaatgaaaacaaagatTGACACCAACAGGTTACCACAGCATTGTAAGACAAAATTCCCtccaaatatttaattttccttCAAATATAACAACCTAAGCCAAAGCAGTTTATGTGAGTTTTGTGATCAAtgatttcataattttgtattgCAAACAAATTCCTGATATATGAACCccaatttatttttctatgcaTGTCTGTATAGACCATAGGAATACGCCgccaatgttgtttttttcttctttacgAAACAAGATGATATATAGCAGTTCACGATATCAAAATCAACTCTTGAAAcacttgaaatttaaaattaacaaattcaaaataaaagggACGTTATTTGGACATAAACATTCAAAACCGAGAAACAtccttatttaaaaattaattatcttAGTCTACAATACAATGGCCTTGTACCCGTAATTGGTCACAACCGAACCGatgagaaattaaaaaaaaatatctgattgCCAAAGAAAATTATCTCATATTCCCCTTAGTTAAAGATGTATATAACTGACCATTActgaatatttatttaacaacAATGATTTCTCAAAGaaattctattttcttttttgaaataatctattaaaaaatgatattttataggTACTGGATGTGCACTAACTTTAGGTCCTGGATTAGTTGTTCTGTCTTCATATTTCGATAAAAGGCATGGCTTTGCAAATACTATTTCAAACATAGGAGCAAGCATTGGCAGTTTGGTATTTCCGAAGATAATACAAGTATTGATAGATGTGTATGGATTACAAGGCGCCTTGATTTTTGTATCAGGTATTCTGTTTCACAATTTGATTGTTGCAATGCTTTTGCGTCCATTGCCACCATTAGTAGAGACTGCCGGGTCGATAGAGGGAAATATCGAAAAAGAAGAACTTcttaaatataccaaaaaagAAGCTGAGCTTAGTCAGTCGGTCCATTCAAAATCAGTAAAAGagaataaacattcaaatgggGATGTCAAAGACCTCGGTTTCGGaccaaatcaaaatatatcttCTTCCGTCGAAGAGAAAAGTTCGCAAATTTTTAACGACAAAGAAGACGAAAACTTAAAGCAACTGAAGGAGACTATTGGTATATCTTACAACGAAAAGAAACTGAGTATGACCAAGGAACTTTGTCGAAGCTCACTGGACTTGTATACCAGTACGGGAAGCATTTCATGTTCTATACACAACTTAAGCATAAATGAGAAAGTTTGTGTCTCTAGTTGCTCACAGTCAAAGGCAACATGTTTTA comes from the Mytilus trossulus isolate FHL-02 chromosome 3, PNRI_Mtr1.1.1.hap1, whole genome shotgun sequence genome and includes:
- the LOC134710811 gene encoding monocarboxylate transporter 13-like; translation: MTVVKKTEYQRPVDRGWAWVVMCGKFLFLNVGISKSFGLFFIQFIIVYKTNASLISGVIALQTAMFSLSSLFILSSGTRLLGPRKLVMIGSMFVPAGYLLNAFAPDVAFLILSQSVLFGTGCALTLGPGLVVLSSYFDKRHGFANTISNIGASIGSLVFPKIIQVLIDVYGLQGALIFVSGILFHNLIVAMLLRPLPPLVETAGSIEGNIEKEELLKYTKKEAELSQSVHSKSVKENKHSNGDVKDLGFGPNQNISSSVEEKSSQIFNDKEDENLKQLKETIGISYNEKKLSMTKELCRSSLDLYTSTGSISCSIHNLSINEKVCVSSCSQSKATCFTKTLLTSLIDFKLLKNHKLQLVLFVAYFCIFSCGLTITYIPPFARENNISDEEIAIIVMLFGACDVVARFSIAWISDSKKIKRTNILGITLLITGTVTMFNNFFTNFTSFAMFCVVNGLFGSIYFPFVPLLLVDSVGADNLPSALSLLILVHGISISIMAPLMGYIRDSTGSYNVTFYVIGCGMIIGALALFCDSWVMKLEKKRLQKNREVDSQVEEQKSQKNDMGEEEVVFVNGESTN